In Microbacterium enclense, one genomic interval encodes:
- a CDS encoding ABC transporter ATP-binding protein, with protein sequence MSALSIRDLTIDIGRPLVRGVSIDLQPGRIQGLAGESGSGKTLTSLAVLGLLPRQARTGGSVLLGDEEILGLDRRAMNRIRGARIAMVFQDPSASLHPQLPIGRQLTDHLRVHLGLKGAAARARAEELLETVQVPRPADALSRYPHQFSGGQRQRIAIACALACDPEVLLADEPTTALDVTVQAGILQLLRDLATERRLAVLLVTHDLGVMSAIADDVAVMKDGLIVERADRETLFRDPQHAYTRSLLAALPGSRIEAPDATPLADAETRADATTEGGFDE encoded by the coding sequence ATGAGCGCTCTGTCCATCCGCGACCTCACGATCGACATCGGCCGTCCGCTGGTGCGGGGTGTCTCGATCGACCTGCAGCCCGGCCGCATCCAGGGCCTCGCCGGGGAATCCGGTTCGGGCAAGACCCTGACGTCGCTGGCCGTGCTCGGGCTCCTGCCGCGACAGGCGCGGACGGGCGGTTCGGTCCTTCTCGGCGACGAAGAGATCCTCGGGCTGGACCGGCGAGCGATGAACCGCATCCGCGGGGCGCGGATCGCGATGGTCTTCCAAGACCCCTCCGCGTCGCTGCATCCGCAGCTGCCCATCGGCCGCCAGCTCACCGATCACCTGCGCGTGCACCTCGGCCTGAAGGGGGCCGCCGCCCGAGCGCGCGCCGAGGAACTGCTCGAGACCGTGCAGGTCCCGCGCCCGGCGGACGCGCTGAGCCGCTACCCGCACCAGTTCTCCGGCGGCCAGCGCCAGCGCATCGCCATCGCGTGCGCCCTGGCGTGCGACCCCGAGGTGCTGCTCGCCGACGAGCCGACGACCGCCCTCGACGTCACGGTCCAGGCCGGCATCCTGCAGCTGTTGCGCGATCTGGCGACCGAGCGTCGCCTCGCGGTGCTGCTGGTCACCCACGACCTCGGCGTCATGAGCGCGATCGCCGACGACGTCGCCGTCATGAAGGACGGCCTCATCGTCGAGCGCGCCGACCGCGAGACCCTCTTCCGCGACCCGCAGCACGCCTACACGCGCTCGCTGCTCGCCGCGCTTCCCGGGTCGAGGATCGAGGCCCCGGATGCCACTCCCCTCGCCGACGCGGAGACGAGAGCGGATGCCACGACGGAGGGCGGATTCGATGAGTGA
- a CDS encoding ATP-binding cassette domain-containing protein, producing MSDAVLDARGVVVRYPGTPPVVAVDDVSLRVAPGETVALVGESGSGKSSFARAVVGIERTAAGSVLFQGVPVTPLGLRRRRTDLTSIQMVFQDPSTSLNPRRRVGTQIADGIATARARGAAGSTVGEWLERVGLPASVATRFPHQFSGGQKQRLAIARALAARPSLLVADEPISALDASTQTSVAALMRDLVAEAGAGMLFISHDLAVVRRIADRTFVMFGGRVLESGSTADLWAAPQHPYTRALLAAIPEPDGEGRIPAAPTTADRAVWAEVPPVLN from the coding sequence ATGAGTGACGCAGTCCTCGACGCGCGGGGGGTGGTCGTGCGCTACCCCGGCACCCCACCCGTGGTGGCCGTCGACGATGTCTCGCTGCGTGTCGCCCCCGGCGAGACCGTGGCGCTGGTCGGGGAGTCGGGCAGCGGCAAGTCGAGCTTCGCGCGCGCCGTCGTCGGCATCGAGAGGACGGCGGCCGGCTCCGTGCTGTTCCAGGGCGTCCCGGTCACGCCGCTCGGGCTGCGTCGTCGTCGGACCGACCTCACCAGCATCCAGATGGTCTTCCAGGACCCGTCGACCTCGCTCAACCCTCGCCGCCGGGTGGGGACGCAGATCGCCGACGGCATCGCGACGGCTCGGGCTCGCGGAGCGGCAGGATCGACGGTCGGGGAGTGGCTCGAGCGCGTCGGATTGCCCGCGAGCGTCGCGACCCGCTTCCCCCACCAGTTCTCGGGTGGACAGAAGCAGCGCCTCGCGATCGCCCGGGCTCTGGCGGCCCGGCCGTCGCTGCTCGTGGCCGACGAGCCGATCTCGGCCCTCGACGCCTCGACGCAGACGAGTGTCGCCGCGCTGATGCGCGATCTCGTCGCCGAAGCCGGCGCGGGCATGCTGTTCATCTCGCATGACCTCGCCGTCGTGCGACGCATCGCCGACCGCACGTTCGTGATGTTCGGCGGGCGCGTGCTCGAGTCGGGGAGCACGGCCGACCTGTGGGCGGCTCCGCAGCATCCGTACACGCGGGCGCTGCTGGCCGCGATCCCCGAGCCCGATGGGGAGGGGCGCATCCCTGCCGCTCCCACGACCGCCGACCGGGCGGTGTGGGCCGAGGTCCCGCCGGTGCTCAACTAG
- a CDS encoding ABC transporter permease, with protein sequence MSRLAAVSGRGRFRLRWPRAWRTPLGIIGTVIAGAWVIVAFTAQWWVPFGPDAQVLPRLQPPGVDTLLGTDGNGRDMFSRLMTGATVSLPLALTLVLAALIIGTTIGAVAGYFGGWVDETLMRITDLFMAFPTVILAMVVAASLGPSLFNAVIAAIVVSWPQYSRVTRSIVLGLRGQNYVIAGRLLGHSPLRTLFVDILPNIAGPVLVLATLDIGAAILLLSGLSFLGLGAQPPTAEWGSMISGAMQNFDAWWLGIFPGLAILTVVLAFNFLGDAMRDVLDPTAEITHERQAEHQASATGVPA encoded by the coding sequence ATGAGCCGCCTCGCCGCCGTATCGGGCCGCGGACGCTTCCGCCTGCGGTGGCCCCGCGCGTGGCGCACTCCCCTGGGCATCATCGGAACCGTGATCGCCGGCGCGTGGGTGATCGTGGCCTTCACCGCGCAGTGGTGGGTGCCCTTCGGGCCCGACGCCCAGGTGCTGCCGCGCCTCCAGCCGCCCGGCGTCGACACGCTGCTCGGTACCGACGGCAACGGTCGCGACATGTTCTCGCGGCTGATGACGGGTGCGACCGTGAGTCTGCCGCTCGCTCTGACGCTCGTGCTCGCGGCGCTGATCATCGGGACGACCATCGGTGCCGTGGCCGGCTACTTCGGCGGGTGGGTCGACGAGACCCTCATGCGCATCACCGACCTGTTCATGGCGTTCCCCACCGTGATCCTGGCGATGGTGGTCGCGGCCTCTCTCGGCCCCTCGCTGTTCAACGCCGTGATCGCCGCGATCGTGGTGTCATGGCCGCAGTACTCGCGCGTCACCCGCAGCATCGTGCTCGGTCTGCGCGGGCAGAACTACGTGATCGCCGGACGTCTCCTGGGTCACTCGCCGCTGCGGACGCTCTTCGTCGACATCCTGCCGAACATCGCGGGCCCCGTCCTGGTGCTCGCGACCCTCGACATCGGCGCGGCCATCCTGCTGCTGTCGGGACTGTCGTTCCTGGGCCTCGGGGCGCAGCCGCCGACCGCCGAATGGGGCTCCATGATCTCGGGAGCGATGCAGAACTTCGACGCGTGGTGGCTGGGCATCTTCCCCGGCCTCGCGATCCTCACGGTCGTGCTCGCGTTCAACTTCCTGGGTGACGCCATGCGCGACGTGCTCGACCCGACAGCCGAGATCACGCACGAGCGGCAAGCGGAGCACCAGGCGTCGGCCACGGGGGTGCCCGCATGA
- a CDS encoding ABC transporter permease — translation MTTVKERTPRRRSPLAGYLLRRAGTSLLLLVGVTIVTFLLTNLVPGDPVSAALGEGASQNPVTREAFIREQGLDQPLFVQYFIYMGNLLRGDLGTSLVTGRPVASDLATAVPATIEIAIGAIVLSLAVSIVLGTLAAYRRGLVSDQVIRVVTLVGLSVPTFWLALVSFYFFFLQLRIAPGSGRISPSITPPPRVTGLYTVDYLLNGDGVGYMDALTHLALPVLVLSLVTIGLLTRFIRTSVLEVLGSDYVRAARAKGLPAMRIILDYVLRGASLPILTVVGVAFGALLSGTVLVESVFAWPGLGTYAYNSAANLDLPGIMGVGLVVGVIYLLINFVVDMLYGVLDPRVRIA, via the coding sequence ATGACGACGGTGAAGGAGCGGACGCCACGGCGCCGATCGCCCCTCGCGGGGTACCTCCTGCGGCGGGCGGGGACCTCCCTGCTGCTGCTGGTGGGCGTGACGATCGTCACGTTCCTGCTCACCAACCTCGTGCCCGGCGACCCCGTCTCGGCCGCCCTGGGTGAGGGCGCGTCGCAGAACCCGGTGACTCGCGAGGCGTTCATCCGGGAGCAGGGCCTGGATCAACCGCTGTTCGTGCAGTACTTCATCTACATGGGGAACCTGCTGCGCGGCGACCTCGGCACGTCGCTGGTGACCGGTCGCCCGGTCGCCAGCGACCTGGCCACCGCGGTGCCCGCGACGATCGAGATCGCGATCGGCGCGATCGTGCTGAGCCTCGCCGTCAGCATCGTGCTCGGCACGCTCGCGGCGTACCGCCGCGGGCTGGTGTCCGACCAGGTCATCCGCGTGGTCACGCTCGTCGGTCTGAGCGTGCCCACGTTCTGGCTCGCCCTCGTCAGCTTCTACTTCTTCTTCCTCCAGCTGCGCATCGCGCCCGGTTCCGGACGCATCTCGCCGTCGATCACCCCGCCCCCGCGCGTGACCGGCCTCTACACCGTCGACTACCTCCTGAACGGCGACGGCGTCGGCTACATGGACGCCCTCACCCATCTCGCCCTGCCGGTGCTCGTGCTCTCGCTCGTGACCATCGGCCTGCTCACGCGCTTCATCCGCACGTCGGTGCTCGAGGTGCTGGGCAGCGATTACGTGCGGGCCGCCCGCGCCAAGGGGCTTCCGGCGATGCGCATCATCCTCGACTACGTGCTGCGGGGTGCGTCGCTTCCGATCCTCACGGTCGTCGGTGTCGCGTTCGGAGCGCTGCTGTCGGGCACCGTTCTCGTCGAGTCGGTGTTCGCGTGGCCGGGACTCGGCACGTATGCCTACAACTCCGCCGCCAACCTCGACCTGCCCGGGATCATGGGCGTGGGTCTGGTCGTCGGCGTCATCTACCTGCTCATCAACTTCGTCGTCGACATGCTCTACGGCGTGCTCGACCCGAGAGTGAGGATCGCATGA